Proteins from a single region of Flavobacterium sp. K5-23:
- a CDS encoding DUF1572 family protein, with protein sequence MDINQHYLASVKKQMHYYKTIGEKAMEQLETNQLFIATNEDSNSIATIVKHLSGNMLSRWTDFLTTDGEKEWRERDMEFENEPQTKEEVLATWNTGWDCFFQAIDSLLPEQLLQIIYIRNEGQTAMDAINRQLAHYPYHIGQIVLYAKQLKNGSWESLSIPKNKSTSYNADKFAKEKEIKHFTDAELKRLNKK encoded by the coding sequence ATGGATATCAATCAACACTACCTTGCTAGCGTAAAAAAGCAAATGCATTATTACAAGACAATTGGCGAAAAAGCAATGGAGCAATTGGAAACGAACCAACTTTTTATTGCGACAAATGAAGATTCCAACAGTATTGCAACAATTGTAAAACACCTTTCAGGGAATATGTTATCTCGATGGACTGACTTTTTGACTACAGATGGTGAAAAAGAATGGAGAGAAAGGGATATGGAATTTGAAAATGAACCACAAACCAAAGAGGAAGTATTAGCAACATGGAATACGGGCTGGGATTGCTTTTTTCAAGCAATCGATTCCCTGCTTCCCGAACAGCTTTTACAAATTATATACATCCGAAATGAGGGACAAACAGCAATGGATGCAATAAACAGACAATTGGCCCATTATCCCTATCATATTGGTCAAATTGTACTTTATGCCAAACAATTAAAAAATGGCAGTTGGGAAAGCCTTTCCATTCCCAAAAACAAATCAACGAGTTATAATGCTGATAAATTTGCTAAAGAAAAAGAAATAAAACACTTTACTGATGCCGAATTAAAAAGGCTAAATAAAAAATAA
- a CDS encoding DUF6095 family protein, which yields MPINKDLLSKGIRYLTGSLPLLFIGPTLIYNAFMNQQNVWHYLVLGVGIIACISAMALMYIGLKTIMKGIFND from the coding sequence ATGCCAATAAATAAAGACTTATTATCCAAAGGAATTAGATATCTAACAGGCTCTTTGCCCTTGTTGTTCATAGGCCCAACACTGATTTATAATGCGTTTATGAACCAACAAAATGTTTGGCATTACTTGGTTTTAGGAGTTGGAATTATTGCATGTATATCGGCAATGGCATTGATGTATATAGGATTAAAAACAATTATGAAAGGTATATTTAACGACTAA
- a CDS encoding IS3 family transposase — translation MSWFVENQKVVSFSLNQLYETLKISKQAVNQYSKRQIAFERNIECLIIEAEELRKEHPGCGVEKMYYALRPNFIGRDRFIDTFMDLGFRIKRHKNYRRTTFSVKVYFPNLIKSMSVYAPSTIWQSDITYIYVGERFYYAVFIIDVYTKKIVGHQLSNHMRATANLSAMQMALENNEAPMIHHSDRGSQYIYNEYIALLKGSGCEISMALSGQDNAYAERINRTIKEEYIDHWKPKTFEQLKKDVDRAVEHYNNKRPHNNIGKLSPVDFENNWFNNPLFSKPIITIFDNEKLIEIGQL, via the coding sequence ATCAGCTGGTTCGTTGAGAACCAGAAAGTAGTAAGTTTTTCTTTAAATCAGCTTTATGAAACACTTAAAATAAGCAAGCAAGCAGTTAATCAGTATTCAAAAAGACAGATTGCTTTTGAAAGAAATATAGAATGTCTGATTATAGAAGCAGAGGAACTAAGGAAAGAACACCCTGGTTGTGGGGTTGAGAAAATGTATTATGCTTTGCGTCCTAATTTCATAGGAAGAGATAGATTTATCGATACGTTTATGGATTTAGGGTTCAGGATAAAAAGACATAAAAATTACAGGAGAACAACGTTTTCTGTGAAAGTTTATTTTCCGAATCTAATAAAGTCAATGTCTGTTTATGCTCCGTCAACGATATGGCAATCAGATATAACTTATATTTATGTTGGAGAAAGATTTTATTACGCAGTTTTTATAATAGATGTTTATACAAAGAAAATCGTTGGACATCAACTATCTAATCACATGAGAGCTACTGCTAATTTAAGCGCAATGCAAATGGCATTAGAAAACAATGAAGCTCCAATGATACACCACTCTGATAGAGGTAGTCAGTATATTTACAATGAATATATAGCTCTTCTCAAAGGGAGTGGATGCGAAATCAGCATGGCATTGTCAGGACAAGACAATGCTTATGCAGAAAGGATTAACAGAACAATAAAAGAAGAGTATATAGACCACTGGAAACCTAAAACATTTGAACAATTAAAAAAGGATGTAGATAGAGCAGTTGAACATTATAATAATAAGAGACCTCATAACAACATAGGGAAATTAAGTCCTGTTGATTTTGAAAATAATTGGTTCAATAATCCTCTTTTTTCTAAGCCTATTATTACTATTTTTGACAATGAGAAATTAATAGAAATCGGTCAACTTTAA
- a CDS encoding pentapeptide repeat-containing protein, translating into MEELIHIQKTFEKVNFINKRVSNREFEDCTFKNCDFSNSNFSNNTFMDCEFIDCNLSMMQLVGTSLKTVSFTNCKLLGIHFQNCTDFLFNVNFQDCVLDYSSFANKKMPKTKFLNSSLKEVTFIGCILSNSVFDNCNLDGAIFNDTQLKEVNFLTAYNYKIDPEFNPMKKAKFSTQGIPGLLDKYDIKIQ; encoded by the coding sequence ATGGAAGAATTAATTCACATTCAAAAAACATTTGAAAAGGTAAACTTCATCAACAAGAGAGTTAGCAATCGAGAATTTGAAGATTGTACTTTTAAAAATTGTGATTTCTCAAATAGTAATTTCTCTAACAATACTTTTATGGATTGCGAGTTCATTGACTGTAACCTTTCTATGATGCAACTCGTAGGCACAAGCTTAAAAACGGTTAGTTTCACAAATTGCAAATTGCTGGGAATTCATTTTCAAAATTGCACTGATTTTTTATTTAACGTGAATTTCCAAGATTGTGTTTTGGATTACTCTTCTTTTGCCAACAAGAAAATGCCCAAAACAAAGTTCCTAAATAGTTCGCTGAAAGAAGTGACTTTTATTGGTTGCATTTTATCAAATTCAGTTTTTGACAACTGCAATTTAGACGGCGCTATATTTAATGATACCCAACTAAAGGAAGTTAACTTCCTAACCGCATACAATTATAAAATTGATCCCGAGTTTAACCCAATGAAAAAAGCTAAGTTTTCCACTCAAGGTATTCCAGGGCTTTTAGACAAATACGACATCAAAATTCAGTAA